The Macellibacteroides fermentans genome contains the following window.
GTTTACCCGTATTGGCTACCGCCTCGATCAAAGCGCTCTGCGCGCCCTGCAGGTTCAGGTTGGCCAGACAGTGGGCCTCGCCGGACAGGATGGATTCCTCTCCTACAAAAGCCAACACCACATCTGCCGATGATGCGGCACGTACCGCTGCGGCGATACCGCCCGTATTCGTATCCCGGCTGTAGCTTACGCCCGGGGCATACACGATCTTGATCTTATCGCCATAAGCTGATTCCAATGCCTTCAGGGGCGTTTGGGTATAGTTCTTGTCCCCGTCGAACACCCACGTACCCATCTGGTCGTGCGGTGCATCCGCCATCGGACCGATTACGGCGATGGTCTTTACGGATTCTCCCAGAGGTAACACCGAACCTTCGTTCTTTAGAAGTACGGCCGACTCGATGGCTGCCTCCTTGGCTGCCTCCAGGTGTGAAGCTGCGTAAAGCACCTCTCCCTTGCTCTCATCCACATACGGATTCTCAAACAACCCGAGACGGAACTTCACACGCAGGATGTTACGTACTGCATTGTCGATCGTCTCCTCCTTCACCTTACCTTCCGAGATCAGTTCCTTCAGGTGGTTCACGTAATGGTAGCTTACCATCTCCATGTCGACACCCGCATTCACAGCCTTAAGCGCCGCTTCCTTCCCGTCGGCACAAAAGCCGTGGGCGATCATCTCCCCTACCGAAGCCCAGTCGGATACCACAAAACCGTCGAAGCCCCACTCCTTGCGCAGTACATCCTTCAGGATATAACCGTTGCCCGAGGCAGGGATGCCGTCGTTGTCGTTAAAGGAGGTCATATAGGTAGCTGCTCCGGCTTTGGCTGCCGCCTCGAAAGAGGGCAGGTACACATTGCGAAGCAACCGTTCCGGAATATGGGTGGAGTTATAGTCGCGGCCACCTTCTGCTGCCCCGTAGCCCACAAAGTGCTTCGGACAAGCTGCGATGGAGGTGGGATTGTTCAAAGAATCTCCCTGGAATCCCTTCACCATGGCGGCACCCAATACCGAGGTCAGGTAGGTATCTTCACCCAGACTCTCCGCAATGCGGCCCCAGCGGGGATCGCGGGAGATATCCACCATCGGTGCGAAAGTCCACCGCACCCCTACCGAAGAGGCTTCGATGGCGGCAATGCGCGCACCCTTCTCGATCAGATCCGGATTGAACGAAGCCGCCTGTCCCAGCGGAATAGGGAAAATCGTCTTGAATCCATGGATCACATCACGGCCCACAATCAGCGGAATGCCCAGGCGCGACTGCTCCACTGCCGTACGTTGGTAGGCATTGATGGTTTTGGCATCGGCCACATTGAGGATAGAGCCCACTTCACCCTTCTTGATCAGCTCGGCGGTTGTATTTACATCACCCGACGGACTGATCTGATTCATCTGGCCGATCTTCTCTTCCAGCGTCATCTGGGAAAGCAAGGCCTCCACCCTCTTCTCCACATCGTTGCTTTTTACCGAAGTGGAGCTTTGGCATGAAACCAATGCTGCCAAAAGCAAGCAACCTGTGATAATTCTCTTGTTCATATATACTAATTTATTTATACATTTAGTTCAACATATTCCAACCATATCCCGACCCACCGAAAGAATAACCCTCTACAGGATAGTTGATGTTCCTTACCAAATAAAAGAGCTTACACTCCTGGAAGGCACCTTACAGTTAAATGTCTGCTCATCTGCCGAAACCCGGATGTCCACTTCGGCATCCGTATCGTTCTGCAATACCAACCCATAGGTACCGTCGGGATTCAAAACAGCGGTATAATATACCCCATCCTGTTGCATACCCTTGGTCTCTATACGGTAAGCACCCGGCTTGATTACCTTTGAAAGATGGCCCATTGCATAATAATGGCTGTTTTTAACCATCGTCTTGTAATCTTTTGAACTGATATCGATGGCACCCAGACACATGTTGCAACCATGAGGTCTGTAGGGAGCATGATTTTCATCCAGCATCAGGTTCCATACCATAACCGCTTTACAGAAGTTATTGATAGTACCGATACCTACCTCCCTCATATTCCACATCAAATCATTGGCAAACGAATAGCCGTCGCCCCATTCGCCAATAGATATTTCCGTAAAATAGAGATTCTTGTCCGGACGAACCGTATGAATGCGGAGCATCTCAGACTTGTCGCCTCCATAGGCATGGAAAGCAGCTCCGTCGATATACTGTGCTGCATCCGCATCTGCATAGATATGCTCCGGATAGCCTACCTGATCGGCACACTCTTCCTTGTCAGGATAATCGTAATTGTAGTTGTGATCGTAAGCAACAATCTTGGTCTTGATACCCGCAGCCTTGAAGGCCGGTCCCAATGCCGTTTTAATAAAATCACGTTGTTCCTGCCATGTCATGAACAAAGAAGCCGAATTCCCTCTGTTTAGAGGCTCATTCTGAATGGTGGTCGACTCAATCATGAATCCCTCCTTCTCCATCGCCTGGATAAACTTCACAAAATAAGTAGCATAATCCTGGTAGTATGCAGGATTAAGCTGTCCGTCTACCCAGGAAGGGAACGGTTTTAAATCCTTCAGGTTGTTCACCTTCATCCAGATTGGAGGAGTCCACGGCGAACTCATAATCTTTACCTTGGGATTAATCGCCAGAATCTCTTTCAGAATAGGAAACAGGTCCCGTTTATCCAATTCGTGGATGGCAAAGTTTTCGATACCTACCGAATCGCAATGCGTATACTCGTCCATCGAAAAGTCGGAACAGCCCATGGAGATACGGATGTAGCTATACCCCAATCCATCTACCGGATCAAATGTCTCTTTAAGCAATGCCGTACGGTCTTCGGGTTTCATCTTCAACAAATTGTAGCAAGTTGAACCTGTGATTGCCGCACCAAAGCCATCCATCTCCTGAAATTTTACCGCCGGATTCAGAACAATTGTATTCGCATCCGCAGATGAACCATTATCCAATGGAATGGATAATGGTTTGAAGACCATAGACTGGTCTGCGGTGGTAACAAACGCATTCACATTCTTCTGCGCAGTACAAGCAGAAAACAGAATGGACGTTGCCAGCCCCAGACCGGCCATATGGGTTGTTAATTTACTAATTCGCATAAAATCTTATTTTTTTTCTGTAAGCGTCATCACCGCCTTTTTATTGCCCTGTGAAACATCCAGCGTAATAACATACCACTTGTTGGGATCCAGAATCAGATCGGCAGCAGCCTGGAAGTTACCTGAGTCAGTCACATAAATCATATCCGTTTGTGTAGAAACGTAATCGGCACCTACGAATTCGCCGCCCCAACCCTTCTGATAGAAGAACTTAAAGTCGTATTTATTGGCAATTGTACCGTCTTCGTTGAAGGTAACCGGATAAGGCTTAAAGGTAAGCTGGAACTTTTTATCTCCGATCTTAGCCATACAAAGCGCCTTGTCGGGATTCCAGTTTACATTGTTTTCGTGGGTAGGCTTACCGATACCCCAGCCAATTACCCAGATTGCATTTCCATCCTTGTCAAGGGCAGAAAGATCATTGCCGTTCATATGTTCGACACTAAAATATTTACGTTCAAAATTGGCAGTAACCCTGTATTTACCGCTAACCGGCAAGAAGGTAAGCTTACCGTCCGCACCTTTGGTGAAGTAATCGGAATCAATCCACCACTCATCATAATCAGCTATACCCGACACCTCGATAATCTGTCCCTTTGTAAACTCCTTTTCAATCTTGTAATTATTGTCGTCCACCATGGCCATTTCACTTCCGGCAAACATCAACTTGATAAAAGGTGCAGCTGCATAGGTAAGCGTATTGAATTCGATATCGTAGGTTCCGGCCGTAGAGTTTGAAAACGAGATACCGTTGGTAGTCCCCTCAACAATGGCACCATTTGCAAAACCGAATACTATTTCATTTCCGGCAGGAGTAACGGTGGGAGTCTTGATATACCCTTTAATCTTCTGTGGAAATTCCGAAGTAGCCTTGTATTGATATAAACCTGCACGCTCCATACGATACTCACCTCCTGCCGTTACAAATGTAAGGTACGGATAATCCGGACGGGTAAGAGGAACATTGAATTCCTGTTCGGTGATGGTAAAGTTGATGTTCTGCAGTACAAGTTTCAGAGTAGCCGTTGCGTTGGGCACATTGGCGTAGAAAGGAACAAATATCTTTCCTTTGTAGTCGCCTTTGGTCTTTGTACGGATTACGGTTTCAGACACCTTCTCGTCGCCATAAAAGAGCTGGGCCTTCAGTGTTGAAAGAGGCACATCGTTATCCGCCACTTCGGCACTGAATGCAAGACTGTCGCCAAACATAGCCGCCCCAATCTGTGTTGTGGGGTTGATAACCGGATTACCCGGAACCAGATCGTCGTCTTCGCAAGCCGCTAAACTTAACAAACCTGCAAGAGCAAAAACTAATGATTTATATTTTTTCATGATTCTGTTATTTTTAAAAGTAAAAGATTTATTATTTCCACTTGACGGAGACCACCGATTTGGCGGAGACTTCGAAAGTGAATGTATGTGATCCGTCTGCCAGGGTAATATTGAGCGGTTTATCCGTATCGTTTTGCATAACGGCCGCATAAGAGGCATCCGGGTTCACAAAAGCGGCATAATACAATCCGGTTGCCTTGTAACCGGTAGTAGCTATACGCTTTGCTCCGGGAGCAACAACCTTGGCAAGGTGACCGATGGTATAGTAATGCGAATTGCGGGTCATCGTTTTATAATCAGACTGAATATCGATAGCTCCGTAGCAGGTTGTACATCCTCCGGGACGATTCGGTCCGTGATTTGCATCCAGCATAAAGTTCCACACAATCACCGCCTTTGCCCAGTTATTGATCGTACCCAGACAAACTTCGTTCATATTCCACATCAGGTCGTCTGCAAAACTATAGCCCCAGCTGCCGATGGATATCTCCGTAAAATATAAATTCTTGGAGGTATTCCTTGCATGCACATCCGCCAGCTCCGACTTGTCGCCGCCATACGCATGGTATGCCGCCCCGTCGATATACTGAGCCGCCTCGGGATCACTGTAAATGTGAAGCGGGTAATCGATCTGATCCTTGTTTTCGGCCCTATCGGCATCATAGTTGTAGTTATGATCGTACACGATGATTTTAGACTGTATACCCGCACTTCTGAAAGCCGGTCCGAGTGCAGTCTTGATAAAGTCGCGTTGCTCCTGCCAGGTCATATACAACGAAGCCGAGTTGTAACGGTTTAAAGGCTCATTCTGGATCGTTACCGAAGTAATATTGATCCCTTCAGACTTCATTGCCTCGATATACTTCACAAAGTAGGTGGCGTATTCCTGGTAATAAGCGGGATTCAGTTGTCCGCTTGTCCACGAATCGAAAGGTTTCTTCTCTGTAAGGTTGTTCACCTTCATCCACTTCGGACAGGTCCACGGCGATGCCATGATGCGGATATCCGGCCGGATGGCCAGAATCTCTTTCAGCACAGGAATCACATAGGTTTTATCCTCTGTATGCAGGGCAAAGTTTTCAATCCCTTTGGTATCGCAATGGGTATATTCGCTCAGTGAAAAATCAGAGCAACCCATGGAAATCCTTATATAACTGTAACCCATCCCCGAAACCGGATCGAATGTTTCCTTAAGCAGTCTGGCACGGTCGCCGGCCGACATCTTAAGTAAATTATAACAGGTAGAACCCGTGATCGCCGCACCGAAGCCCTCCATCACCTGATAACTTTCCGCCGGATTGAGCGTAATGGTATATGGCGACATATTCGGCTTGCTATTGAAGGCGATTGAGTCGTGGAAAAACTTTCTGCTGCCGTTGGCCGTGGTGATAAACAGATCCACGTCGGAAGCTACCGTTCCGGGTTGATCCGGATCCGGTACACCTCCATTGTCTTTAGGATCACTGCCACAAGCTGTGAAGAGCAAAAGAGCGGTAAAAAATACGATCGGTAATTTTGCAAACATGCTGATGCTCATTAATAACCCTTGTTTTGAGTCAAATTAGGATTCTTGTCGATCTGAGTCTGCGGTACAGGCAACAGAACAGTCTCTTCGGTAACGGGAGTCATCGGTAATCGGCCCGAATCGCGTGTATTCAGACTATTGAGTATGCTGAACACCTTACCGGTACGTACAAGGTCGAACCAACGTTGTCCTTCATAAGCCAGTTCAAGTCTGCGTTCATTCAATACGGCATCCGCCATCTTCTCTTTCGAACTTACAGTAGTTGCAGGTAAATCAGCTAATTTGGCCCGGTTGCGAACTGTATTAACAAGTGCGGCTGCAGCCTGCAGGTTTCCGGTTTCCACATACGCTTCGGCCTTCAACAATAAAATATCTGCCAAACGGATCTTGATAATGCTGTTGTACTTGGAACGGGTCTTATACATGAAAGGATAATGATCCGAAGGATAGTGGTTACTCCAGGAAGGTTGTCCCCATACAATGGCCTGGTTCATACGAACATTGTCGCCTTCATTTTCGTAAGCCTGAATCAGATCCCTCGAAGGAGTGATCCATTTAGCCCAGTTGTATGTACTGTTCGGGTCCACATGGTCGATACCAAACATCCAGGTTACCCAATTGCCGCTACCTACAGGGTAGGTAACTTCAAAGATCGATTCGGATGTATTACGGAAATTCACATCGGTTTTTGCATCATTAACAGAAAACAGATCGGAGAAATCGGGAACCAATTTGAAACCATCGTTCTGTACAGCCTCTGCATATTGAATTACCTTAGCGTAATCGCGTACCGGTTTTTCTGCATAAACACGGGCCAGCAACGCATTGGCGACTGACTTGGTAAGCAGGAATTTATTACCGGCATTCACAGCAGGTGCACCA
Protein-coding sequences here:
- the bglX gene encoding beta-glucosidase BglX: MNKRIITGCLLLAALVSCQSSTSVKSNDVEKRVEALLSQMTLEEKIGQMNQISPSGDVNTTAELIKKGEVGSILNVADAKTINAYQRTAVEQSRLGIPLIVGRDVIHGFKTIFPIPLGQAASFNPDLIEKGARIAAIEASSVGVRWTFAPMVDISRDPRWGRIAESLGEDTYLTSVLGAAMVKGFQGDSLNNPTSIAACPKHFVGYGAAEGGRDYNSTHIPERLLRNVYLPSFEAAAKAGAATYMTSFNDNDGIPASGNGYILKDVLRKEWGFDGFVVSDWASVGEMIAHGFCADGKEAALKAVNAGVDMEMVSYHYVNHLKELISEGKVKEETIDNAVRNILRVKFRLGLFENPYVDESKGEVLYAASHLEAAKEAAIESAVLLKNEGSVLPLGESVKTIAVIGPMADAPHDQMGTWVFDGDKNYTQTPLKALESAYGDKIKIVYAPGVSYSRDTNTGGIAAAVRAASSADVVLAFVGEESILSGEAHCLANLNLQGAQSALIEAVANTGKPLVTIVMAGRPLTIGKEAALSDALLYSFHPGTMGGPALADLLFGKSVPSGKLPVTFPKEVGQIPLYYSHNSTGRPFQGTETMLQDIPAEAGQTSLGNTSFYLDAGNDPLYPFGYGLSYSTFKYDNLKLSSEKLKEGDVLTVSFDLTNTGKYDATEVAQLYVQDRFGSVTRPVKELKRFERIALKSGESRSVSFSLPIQELAFWNIDMKKVVEAGDFNLWVGGDSRAALKGSFVVE
- a CDS encoding glycoside hydrolase family 30 protein — translated: MRISKLTTHMAGLGLATSILFSACTAQKNVNAFVTTADQSMVFKPLSIPLDNGSSADANTIVLNPAVKFQEMDGFGAAITGSTCYNLLKMKPEDRTALLKETFDPVDGLGYSYIRISMGCSDFSMDEYTHCDSVGIENFAIHELDKRDLFPILKEILAINPKVKIMSSPWTPPIWMKVNNLKDLKPFPSWVDGQLNPAYYQDYATYFVKFIQAMEKEGFMIESTTIQNEPLNRGNSASLFMTWQEQRDFIKTALGPAFKAAGIKTKIVAYDHNYNYDYPDKEECADQVGYPEHIYADADAAQYIDGAAFHAYGGDKSEMLRIHTVRPDKNLYFTEISIGEWGDGYSFANDLMWNMREVGIGTINNFCKAVMVWNLMLDENHAPYRPHGCNMCLGAIDISSKDYKTMVKNSHYYAMGHLSKVIKPGAYRIETKGMQQDGVYYTAVLNPDGTYGLVLQNDTDAEVDIRVSADEQTFNCKVPSRSVSSFIW
- a CDS encoding DUF5125 domain-containing protein, whose translation is MKKYKSLVFALAGLLSLAACEDDDLVPGNPVINPTTQIGAAMFGDSLAFSAEVADNDVPLSTLKAQLFYGDEKVSETVIRTKTKGDYKGKIFVPFYANVPNATATLKLVLQNINFTITEQEFNVPLTRPDYPYLTFVTAGGEYRMERAGLYQYKATSEFPQKIKGYIKTPTVTPAGNEIVFGFANGAIVEGTTNGISFSNSTAGTYDIEFNTLTYAAAPFIKLMFAGSEMAMVDDNNYKIEKEFTKGQIIEVSGIADYDEWWIDSDYFTKGADGKLTFLPVSGKYRVTANFERKYFSVEHMNGNDLSALDKDGNAIWVIGWGIGKPTHENNVNWNPDKALCMAKIGDKKFQLTFKPYPVTFNEDGTIANKYDFKFFYQKGWGGEFVGADYVSTQTDMIYVTDSGNFQAAADLILDPNKWYVITLDVSQGNKKAVMTLTEKK
- a CDS encoding glycoside hydrolase family 30 protein, translated to MFAKLPIVFFTALLLFTACGSDPKDNGGVPDPDQPGTVASDVDLFITTANGSRKFFHDSIAFNSKPNMSPYTITLNPAESYQVMEGFGAAITGSTCYNLLKMSAGDRARLLKETFDPVSGMGYSYIRISMGCSDFSLSEYTHCDTKGIENFALHTEDKTYVIPVLKEILAIRPDIRIMASPWTCPKWMKVNNLTEKKPFDSWTSGQLNPAYYQEYATYFVKYIEAMKSEGINITSVTIQNEPLNRYNSASLYMTWQEQRDFIKTALGPAFRSAGIQSKIIVYDHNYNYDADRAENKDQIDYPLHIYSDPEAAQYIDGAAYHAYGGDKSELADVHARNTSKNLYFTEISIGSWGYSFADDLMWNMNEVCLGTINNWAKAVIVWNFMLDANHGPNRPGGCTTCYGAIDIQSDYKTMTRNSHYYTIGHLAKVVAPGAKRIATTGYKATGLYYAAFVNPDASYAAVMQNDTDKPLNITLADGSHTFTFEVSAKSVVSVKWK
- a CDS encoding RagB/SusD family nutrient uptake outer membrane protein, whose translation is MKNRIKLGLFMGAVLFATSCSLDQDPISDFSEITVGGKDTTDTSVKFKTKEEMKTQYDGIYKAIQNAQEAWYADMLVLNETHSDNAYCGSSGAELTSLEQQTQDGTNKNIERDWNAFLGYINTANRVINNVDLVPDQSLTQAERKQWKAEAKIWRAWILFDMVRLWGDVPVVTEEAPDITAENVEEVYPLLYPSRKPVAEVYAQIISDLNAALEPGGAPAVNAGNKFLLTKSVANALLARVYAEKPVRDYAKVIQYAEAVQNDGFKLVPDFSDLFSVNDAKTDVNFRNTSESIFEVTYPVGSGNWVTWMFGIDHVDPNSTYNWAKWITPSRDLIQAYENEGDNVRMNQAIVWGQPSWSNHYPSDHYPFMYKTRSKYNSIIKIRLADILLLKAEAYVETGNLQAAAALVNTVRNRAKLADLPATTVSSKEKMADAVLNERRLELAYEGQRWFDLVRTGKVFSILNSLNTRDSGRLPMTPVTEETVLLPVPQTQIDKNPNLTQNKGY